One part of the Pseudopipra pipra isolate bDixPip1 chromosome 3, bDixPip1.hap1, whole genome shotgun sequence genome encodes these proteins:
- the LOC135411246 gene encoding cytochrome P450 1B1 isoform X1, which translates to MEAACNSMALERLGEALGSIPPLQRSLLLLLCLLAAIQLGKFLLQQQQRRRQGQSRAPPGPFPWPLIGNAAQLGSAPHLSFARLASTYGAVFQLRLGRWPVVVLNGERAIRQALVRQGAAFAGRPPFPSFQLVSGGLSLAFGGYSELWKLHRRAAHATVRAFSTGSPATRRLLERHLVGEARALVALLVRGSAGGAFLDPSRVLVVAVANVMSALCFGRRYSHGDGEFLRIVGRNEQFGRAVGAGSLVDALPWLQRFPSPIRAAYRAFRDLNRDFYGFVRGKFLQHQRSLRPGAAPRDMMDAFIHLQREQPRLQLEHVPATVTDIFGASQDTLSTALQWLLIFLIRYPKVQAKMQEEVDRIVGRDRLPSVEDQPHLPYIMAFLYESMRFSSFVPVTIPHATTTNTFIMGYLIPKDTVIFVNQWSVNHDPAKWSNPEDFDPTRFLDENGFINKDLTSSVMIFSLGKRRCIGEELSKVQLFLFTSILVHQCNFTANPNEDPKMDFTYGLTIKPKPFTLNVTLRDTMDLLDQAVQRLQAEKVANENQLSANA; encoded by the exons ATGGAAGCAGCGTGCAACAG CATGGCCCTCGAAAGGCTCGGGGAAGCCCTGGGCAGCATCCCCCCCTTGCAAAGGTCCCTCCTgcttctgctctgcctgctcGCCGCCATCCAACTGGGCAagttcctcctgcagcagcagcagcgccggCGGCAGGGCCAGAGCCGGGCGCCGCCAGGCCCTTTCCCCTGGCCCCTGATCGGCAACGCGGCGCAGCTGGGCAGCGCTCCGCACCTCTCCTTCGCCCGCCTGGCCAGCACCTACGGCGCCGTGTTCCAGCTGCGCCTGGGGCGCTGGCCCGTGGTGGTGCTGAACGGGGAGCGCGCCATCCGCCAGGCCCTCGTCCGCCAGGGGGCCGCCTTCGCCGGCCGCCCGCCCTTCCCGTCCTTCCAGCTGGTGTCGGGCGGGCTCAGCCTGGCCTTCGGCGGCTACTCGGAGCTGTGGAAGCTGCACCGGCGGGCGGCGCACGCCACGGTGCGCGCCTTCTCCACGGGCAGCCCCGCCACCCGCCGCCTGCTCGAGCGGCACCTGGTGGGCGAGGCGCGGGCTCTGGTGGCGCTGCTGgtgcggggcagcgccggcggcgCCTTCCTCGACCCCTCGCGCGTCCTGGTGGTGGCCGTGGCCAACGTGATGAGCGCCCTGTGCTTCGGCCGCCGCTACAGCCACGGCGACGGCGAGTTCCTGCGCATCGTGGGGCGCAACGAGCAGTTCGGGCGGGCGGTGGGCGCCGGCAGCCTGGTGGACGCGCTGCCCTGGCTCCAGCgcttccccagccccatccGCGCCGCCTACCGCGCCTTCCGCGACCTCAACCGCGACTTTTACGGCTTCGTCCGCGGCAAGTTCCTGCAGCACCAGCGCAGCCTGCGCCCGGGGGCCGCCCCCCGCGACATGATGGACGCCTTCATCCACCTGCAGCGGGAGCAGCcgcggctgcagctggagcacgTGCCCGCCACCGTCACCGACATCTTCGGCGCCAGCCAGGACACCCTCTCCACGGCCCTGCAGTGGCTCCTCATCTTTCTCATCAG GTATCCGAAAGTGCAGGCTAAAATGCAAGAAGAAGTGGATAGGATTGTTGGAAGAGACCGTCTGCCATCTGTTGAAGATCAGCCTCACTTGCCCTACATCATGGCTTTCTTGTATGAATCCATGCGTTTCAGCAGTTTTGTGCCTGTTACTATCCCACATGCCACCACGACCAACACCTTCATAATGGGCTACCTCATTCCCAAGGACACTGTCATTTTTGTAAATCAGTGGTCAGTGAATCATGATCCAGCAAAATGGTCCAACCCTGAGGATTTTGATCCAACAAGATTCCTGGATGAGAATGGATTCATCAATAAAGATCTTACTAGTAGTGTGATGATTTTCTCGTTAGGAAAACGTCGGTGTATTGGAGAGGAGTTATCCAAGGTGCAGCTCTTTCTCTTTACCTCTATACTGGTGCATCAGTGCAATTTTACTGCTAATCCAAATGAGGACCCTAAAATGGACTTTACCTATGGGCTGACCATTAAACCTAAGCCATTTACCTTGAATGTTACACTAAGAGATACCATGGATTTGCTTGATCAGGCTGTCCAAAGACTGCAAGCAGAGAAAGTAGCCAATGAAAATCAGCTGTCAGCAAATGCCTAA
- the LOC135411246 gene encoding cytochrome P450 1B1 isoform X2 yields MALERLGEALGSIPPLQRSLLLLLCLLAAIQLGKFLLQQQQRRRQGQSRAPPGPFPWPLIGNAAQLGSAPHLSFARLASTYGAVFQLRLGRWPVVVLNGERAIRQALVRQGAAFAGRPPFPSFQLVSGGLSLAFGGYSELWKLHRRAAHATVRAFSTGSPATRRLLERHLVGEARALVALLVRGSAGGAFLDPSRVLVVAVANVMSALCFGRRYSHGDGEFLRIVGRNEQFGRAVGAGSLVDALPWLQRFPSPIRAAYRAFRDLNRDFYGFVRGKFLQHQRSLRPGAAPRDMMDAFIHLQREQPRLQLEHVPATVTDIFGASQDTLSTALQWLLIFLIRYPKVQAKMQEEVDRIVGRDRLPSVEDQPHLPYIMAFLYESMRFSSFVPVTIPHATTTNTFIMGYLIPKDTVIFVNQWSVNHDPAKWSNPEDFDPTRFLDENGFINKDLTSSVMIFSLGKRRCIGEELSKVQLFLFTSILVHQCNFTANPNEDPKMDFTYGLTIKPKPFTLNVTLRDTMDLLDQAVQRLQAEKVANENQLSANA; encoded by the exons ATGGCCCTCGAAAGGCTCGGGGAAGCCCTGGGCAGCATCCCCCCCTTGCAAAGGTCCCTCCTgcttctgctctgcctgctcGCCGCCATCCAACTGGGCAagttcctcctgcagcagcagcagcgccggCGGCAGGGCCAGAGCCGGGCGCCGCCAGGCCCTTTCCCCTGGCCCCTGATCGGCAACGCGGCGCAGCTGGGCAGCGCTCCGCACCTCTCCTTCGCCCGCCTGGCCAGCACCTACGGCGCCGTGTTCCAGCTGCGCCTGGGGCGCTGGCCCGTGGTGGTGCTGAACGGGGAGCGCGCCATCCGCCAGGCCCTCGTCCGCCAGGGGGCCGCCTTCGCCGGCCGCCCGCCCTTCCCGTCCTTCCAGCTGGTGTCGGGCGGGCTCAGCCTGGCCTTCGGCGGCTACTCGGAGCTGTGGAAGCTGCACCGGCGGGCGGCGCACGCCACGGTGCGCGCCTTCTCCACGGGCAGCCCCGCCACCCGCCGCCTGCTCGAGCGGCACCTGGTGGGCGAGGCGCGGGCTCTGGTGGCGCTGCTGgtgcggggcagcgccggcggcgCCTTCCTCGACCCCTCGCGCGTCCTGGTGGTGGCCGTGGCCAACGTGATGAGCGCCCTGTGCTTCGGCCGCCGCTACAGCCACGGCGACGGCGAGTTCCTGCGCATCGTGGGGCGCAACGAGCAGTTCGGGCGGGCGGTGGGCGCCGGCAGCCTGGTGGACGCGCTGCCCTGGCTCCAGCgcttccccagccccatccGCGCCGCCTACCGCGCCTTCCGCGACCTCAACCGCGACTTTTACGGCTTCGTCCGCGGCAAGTTCCTGCAGCACCAGCGCAGCCTGCGCCCGGGGGCCGCCCCCCGCGACATGATGGACGCCTTCATCCACCTGCAGCGGGAGCAGCcgcggctgcagctggagcacgTGCCCGCCACCGTCACCGACATCTTCGGCGCCAGCCAGGACACCCTCTCCACGGCCCTGCAGTGGCTCCTCATCTTTCTCATCAG GTATCCGAAAGTGCAGGCTAAAATGCAAGAAGAAGTGGATAGGATTGTTGGAAGAGACCGTCTGCCATCTGTTGAAGATCAGCCTCACTTGCCCTACATCATGGCTTTCTTGTATGAATCCATGCGTTTCAGCAGTTTTGTGCCTGTTACTATCCCACATGCCACCACGACCAACACCTTCATAATGGGCTACCTCATTCCCAAGGACACTGTCATTTTTGTAAATCAGTGGTCAGTGAATCATGATCCAGCAAAATGGTCCAACCCTGAGGATTTTGATCCAACAAGATTCCTGGATGAGAATGGATTCATCAATAAAGATCTTACTAGTAGTGTGATGATTTTCTCGTTAGGAAAACGTCGGTGTATTGGAGAGGAGTTATCCAAGGTGCAGCTCTTTCTCTTTACCTCTATACTGGTGCATCAGTGCAATTTTACTGCTAATCCAAATGAGGACCCTAAAATGGACTTTACCTATGGGCTGACCATTAAACCTAAGCCATTTACCTTGAATGTTACACTAAGAGATACCATGGATTTGCTTGATCAGGCTGTCCAAAGACTGCAAGCAGAGAAAGTAGCCAATGAAAATCAGCTGTCAGCAAATGCCTAA